In the genome of Candidatus Dormiibacterota bacterium, the window AGCGGGAAGGGCCAGTGGAAGATCGCCCCGACGAGCCGCGCCGGGCCCGACTGCTCGGGGACCAGGGGCTCGATCGCCACCGGCTTCGGGGTGGCGGCCGGACGGGGCAGTGCGGCCGAGCTGACCGGCGCGGTGCCCTTCTCGCCGGTCACCGCCGCCGGGGGCGGGACGGTGTCGTCGATCTGGCTGTACAGCGCGGCGCCGCCCTGAGGCGGCACCACCGCGATCATCACCAGCGGCGGCTGGGCGGGGGCGACGGCGATCGAGGAGACCGAGTGGCGGTCGGCGGGCAGCCCCTTGTCGGCGGGGACGAAGCTGCCCCCCCCGTCGGTGGAGCGGAGGATGGTGCCGCCGCTGCTCCCGCCGGCGTCGCTGCCCGCGTAGACGAGGTTGGGATCGAGCTGGCTGAAGCCGACGGTGGTCACCGAGAGCTGCTCGGCGATCCCGCCGCTCGGGGTCCAGGTGGTGCCGCCGTCGATGCTGTGGTAGGTGCCCTTGTTGGTGGCCACCACCAGGGGCCGGAACTGGGCCGACTGGGGGAGCGGCCCGGCGCCGAGCGACGACACCGTCGCGGTCGCGGGGAGGCCCTGGGCGAGCGGCTCCCAGGCGGGGCCGGGGCCGGCGTTGCGGAAGAGGAAGCCGGCGCCCGGGCCGCCGTCGGTGCCGGCGACCAGGGTGAACTGCGGGGAGTTGGCGGCCACCGCGACCGCGCTCACGTCGAAGCCGTCGAGGCCGGCGGGGCGCCAGGTGGTGCCGTCGACGCTCACCGCCACGCCGTTGCTGGTGCCCACCGCGAGGCCACCGAGCCCGAAGGCCACGGCGCGCACGTTGCGGTCGGGAAGGCCGGCCGAGACCTCGCGCCAGGTGGCGCCGCCGTCGTCGCTGCGCTGCACCCCGCCGCCGGCCAGCCCCGCGTAGGCGGTGTGCGCCGGGCGGACGTCGAAGCCGACCACCCAGACCCGGGAGCCGTGGACCGGCGTGGCCCTCCAGGTCTGGCCGCCGTCGGTGGTGCGGTAGACCCCCGCGTCGGTGGCGGCGAGCGCGGTGGCGGGGAGAGCGGGGTTGAAGGCGACCGACCAGATCCTCGCGCCGCCCAGCCCGGGGAGCACCCCCACCCTGCCCCAGTCGGCGGCGATCGCCGGTGACGTGCCCGCCACCACGAGGGCGACGAGGGCGACGAGGACGGCGGCGGCCGCCCGGCGGGCAGCGGTGATCACCGTGTCGAGGATAGCGGTTGACCTCAGGGGGAAGACTCAGGATCCAGGCTATGGGATCAGCGGCCCGAGGACGATGGTGTGCTCACGGTCGGGCCCGACCGAGACCCCCTCCACCGGCGCGCCGCTCACCTCGCCGAGACGGGTGATGTAGGCGCGGGCCGCGGCGGGCAGGTCCTCCAGCCGCCGGCAGTCGCGGGTCGGCGACCGCCAGCCGGGCATCTCCTCGTACACCCCCTCGAGGTGCTTGAGGTGGGAGATGTTGGCCATGGGGTGGTCCCAGGCCTCGCCCTTGCTGAGGTAGCCGGTGCAGATCCTGATCGGGTCGACGTTGTCGAGAACGTCCAGCTTGGTGACGAACATCGCGTCCACGCCGTTGGTGTTCACCGCGTAGCGGGCCACCGCGGCGTCGAACCAGCCCACCCGCCGCGCCCGCCCGGTGACGGTGCCGAACTCGGCCCCGACCTCGCGGATGCGGTCGCCGAGGCCGTCGTGGAGCTCGGTCGGGAAGGGACCGTAGCCCACCCGGGTGGTGTACGCCTTGAAGACCCCGATCGTCTTCGAGATCCGCGAGGGGGGGATGCCGCTGCCGGTGCAGGCCCCGCCCGCGGTCGGCGCCGAGGAGGTGACGTAGGGGTAGGTGCCCAGGTCGATGTCGAGCATCACCCCCTGGGCGCCCTCGAGGAGGATGCGGTCGCCGCGGGCGATGGCGCCGTGGACGATCGGGTAGATGTCGCGGATGTGGCGGTCGAGCAGCTCGCCGTACTGCATGTACTCGTCGAGGATCGCCTGCTCGTCGAAGGGGTCGACGCCGTAGAGCCTGGTGAGCGCCTCGTTCTTGAGCCGGAGCACGAAACGGAGCTTCTTCTCCATGAACTTCGGCTTCTGGAGGTCGCCGATGCGGAAGCCGATCCGGCGCACCTTGTCCTCGTAGGTGGGACCGATGCCGCGGGCCGTGGTGCCGAGCCGGTCGTCGCCGCGCTGGTGCTCGCCGAGCTTGTCCAGGGCGGGGTGATAGGGCATCACCATGTGGGCCCGGTCACTGATGAAGAGGTTGTCGGTGCTGATGCCCTGGCCGCGGAGGGTGTCGAGCTCGCGGAGGAAGGCCCCGGGGTCGACCACCATGCCGTGGCCGATCACGCAGGTGACCTGGGGGTAGAGGATGCCGCTGGGGATGAGCTGGAAGCGGAACTCGCGTCCCCCGCTGACCACGGTGTGGCCGGCGTTGTTCCCCCCCTGGGAGCGGACCACCATCTCGACGCCGTCGGCGAGGAGGTCGATGACCTTCCCCTTCCCCTCGTCACCCCACTGGCCGCCGACCAGAATCGTCACGCTCATCGCGGCCGGTAAGGCTACCGGAAGTGCGGCGCACGGGGTCGCCCGCCCGGTATACAGCGGGTGATGGAGCGTCGCCTCGCCGGGCCCGGCGTCCCCTCCCCCCCGGACGGAGCGGCCTGGCGCCGGCCGCTGCTCGCGCTCGTGATCGCCGCGGCGTCGCTGGCGGCGGTGCTCCTCGGCCCCCGGCTCTTCGACACCGATCCGGTGGGCGTGGATCCCTTCGACGCCCGCCTGGCGGCGGTCGCGCTGGTGCTCGCCGGTGTGGCCATGGCCTGGGCACGGCTCGCCGAGATGCGCGGCGTCCTCCTGGCGGTGGCCGCGGTGGTCCTGCCCTACTGCCTCTGGTCGGCCACCCCGCGCGCGCTCGGGCTGCTCCTCGGCGGCCGGATCTCCTTCGACGCCGAGGTGCTCGGCGCCGACGGGGTCTACGTCGCCGCCACCCTGGCGATCGCCGCGGTGGCGGTGCGCCGGCTGCCGGCGCGGTGGCGGCCGCGGCTGCGGCTGCTCACCGCCCGGCCACTCGCCCTCGCCGTGGCCGTCCTCGGCGTCGCCGCGGTGGTGGGCATCGCCCTGGCGCTGCCCGCCGAGCCGCTGGGCCGGCTCGGCATCCCGGTGGCGGCGGTGCGCCGCGACCTGCCCCTGCTCGGGCCCGCCTACGTGCTCCAGGCCGCCGCCCAGGAGCTGCAGTTCCGCGGGCTGCTGCTCGGCGTCCTGGAGCGCACCATGCGCCCGGCGGCGGCGAACCTGGCCCAGGCGCTGCTCTTCGGCCTCGCCCACATCGCGGTGCTCTACGAGGGGCCGGCCGCGGCGCTGGTCCCGGTCACCGTCGTGCTCGGCCTGGTGCTGGGCGCGCTCACCCGCTGGACCGGCTCGCTGTGGCCGGCGATCGCCATCCACTCCGCCCTCGAGGTCGGCGTCGCCGTCGCCGTCATCCCCGGCCTCTATGGCCAGTGAGCGCCGGCGGCGGGCGCTCACCGCGGTGCCGCTGGCGCTGGGACTGCTCGCCGCCGCCCCCTCGGCCTCGGCCCCCTCGGCGGCCGAGCCCTGGTGGGTGCCGGTGGGCCTGCGCGGAGAGGCGGTCACCGCGGTGGTGCCCGGGGCGACCGGGCTGCTGGTGCTCGCCGGCGGCCGCCTCCGCTGCCTGGCGCTGCCCGGGAGCAGCGGTCCGGCGGTCTGCGGGCGCCCGCTCGGCCATCCCGGCGCCGCCGGCGTGCCGGGTTCGCCGCGCTGGCTGCTGCGCGGCGGCCACGTCCTCCGGCCCGACCTGGGGGCGGCGGCGGTCGATCCCGGCAGCCCCGACCTCGGCGCCTCCGCGCGGCTCCTGGTGGCCCCTGCGGCGGATCCCGGGGTGGTGGTGGCGGTGGCCGCCGACGGCACCGTCTGGCGGCGCACCCCGGCGGGGGGCTGGGGCAGGTCGCTGCTCCTCCTCCCCCAGAGCCTGATCGCCGGGCCGCCGGCGGTGACCGGCCTGGCCGCCTTCGAGACCAGCCCGCTCACCCCCGCGGTCTACCTGGCCACCGACGGTGACGCGGTGCTGATCACCACCGACGGCGGCGACGACTGGGTCCGGGCCGCCCCGGGCCTGCCCACCGGCGTGCTCACCCTCACCACCGACGCCGCCACCCGGGCGGTCTACGCGGGAACCCGGGACGGGCTCTGGGTCCACCACCTGCAGAGCTTCCCGGCGCCCCCGGTGTACCGGCCCGCGGCGCTGCTGGCGCGCTGGCTCGGGGTCGCCGTCCTCGCCGGCCTGACCACCCTCGCGGCGGTGGCGGCGCTGGCGCGGGCGGCGCGGCGGTGAACGCGCGGTAGCTTCGCAAACGCAACGAAAGCACCGAAAGCTTTGCCGCCCCCGGCGCGTTCCCCTGGTGTGGCCTCCCGCGAGACGCACCCAGCGCCCCGGCCACGACGGCGTGCAGCACCATGAGACATCCGCTCGGCATCGCCCTCGGCGCGGCGGCACTCGCCGGCCTCGCGGGCGCCTCGCTGGCCTCGCCGCCGGCGGGACCGCCGGCCGCGATGCCGCTGACCGTCCCCGCGGCGGCCTTCGGCAGGCAGCTGCTCGGCTCGCCCTCGGCCGGCGCGCCCACCGCGGGGCTCGCCCCCGGCTGGCTGCTGCTGCGCACCCTCCCGGACGGCACTCGGACCGACGGACCGGCGGTGGCCGGCGCCGTCGCCCTCGCACCCCCGGCGGTGCCGGCGCCGTCGCCGGCCTGGACCTCGGCGCCCCTCCCCGCGCTGCTGGCATCGATGCCGATCCACCTGCCGGTGCGGTCGCTGCCGGCGCCTCCGACCCCGCTCCCCCTGACGCCGCCGCCGCCCCCCTCGGGGACGAAGGGCCCCGCCGCGGGTCACCACGGCGGCACCGGCACCGGCTCCGGCCGCGGACACCATCACGGCGCCGGCCACCCCAAGGGCTCGCCGCCCAGCCCGGCCTCGCCCTCCTCCGGCCAGGCCTGAGGCCGGTTGGGGGAAGACCGCAAGGTTCTCGCCCCCGGCGTCGTCTCTCATGGTGGCCACAGCCCTCCGGGGAGTGAGGACCGGTCACCCGCTGGGGAGACGGGGCCGGGCACACGCGACAGCGGTGCCCGGCCCCGTTTTCTCGTTCCGGGGGACGCATCGGCTAGCGTGGGCCCCATGCCGAACCGCCTCGCCGGAGAGACCAGCCCCTACCTGCTCCAGCACCGGGACAACCCGGTCGACTGGTGGCCCTGGTGCGACGAGGCCTTCGAGGAGGCCCGGCGGCTCGACAAGCCGGTGCTGCTGAGCGTCGGCTACAGCGCCTGCCACTGGTGCCACGTGATGGCCCACGAGTCCTTCGAGAACCCCGAGATCGCGGCGGTGCAGAACGAGCTCTTCGTGAGCATCAAGGTGGATCGCGAGGAGCGGCCCGACGTCGACGGCATCTACATGCAGGCGGTGGTCGCGCTCACCGGCCAGGGCGGCTGGCCGATGACGGTCTTCCTCACCCCGCGCGGCGTCCCGTTCTACGGCGGCACCTACTTCCCGCCCGAGGACCGGATGCAGATGCGCGGCTTCCCCAGCATCCTGCGTGCCGTCGCCCAGGCCTACCGCGAGCAGCCCGAGGCGGTCGACCAGACCGGCACCCAGCTCCGCCAGGCGCTGGCGCCGCCCCGGCTGCCCGAGGGCGAGCTGAGCGCGGCGCCGCTCGACGAGGCCTGCCGCAAGCTGGTGGAGGACACCGACCCGCGATACGGCGGCTTCGGCCGGGCGCCGAAGTTCCCCCACGCCGCCGCCCTCGACCTGCTGCTGCGCCGCCACCGCGCCGGTGGCGACGCCGGCCTCTGGCAGGCGGCCTCGGTGACCCTCGACCGGATGGCCCGGGGCGGGATCTACGACCAGGTCGGCGGCGGCTTCCACCGCTACTCGGTCGACGGTCAGTGGGCGGTGCCCCACTTCGAGAAGATGCTCTACGACAACGCCCAGCTGGCGCCGGTGTACCTCCATGCCTGGCAGCTCACCGGCGAGGAGCGGTGGCGGCGGGTGACCACCGAGGTGGTCGACTACGCGCTCCGCGAGATGCGCCTGCCCGGGGGCGGGTTCGCCTCCTCCCAGGACGCCGACAGCGACGGCGAGGAGGGGAGGTTCTTCGTCTGGACGCCGGCACAGCTCCGCGAGGTGCTCGGCGACGAGGACGGGGCCCTGGCGGCGCGGATCTTCGGCGTCGTCCCCGGCGGCAACTTCGAGCACGGCGCCACCGTGCTCTCGCTGCCCTTCCCGCTCGAGCAGGTCGCGGTCACCCTCGACCTCGACGCCGCCGCGATGCGCGAGCTGGTGGACGGGATCCGCGCCCGGCTGTACGAGGCCCGCGAGCAGCGGGTGCACCCCGGGCGCGACGACAAGGTGGTCACCTCCTGGAACGCGATGATGCTGCGCGCCCTCGCCGAGGTCGGCGGCGCCCTCGACCGCCCCGACTACGTCGACGCCGCCCGCGAGCTCGGCGGCTTCCTCCTCGACCAGCTGGTGCGCGACGGCGTCGTGCTCCGCACCTGGAAGGACGGCGCGGCCAAGATCACCGGGTTCCTCGAGGACGTCGCCACCCTGGTCGACGCCCTCCTCACCCTCTACGAGGTGACCGGCGAGCCGCGCTGGTATGCGAGCGCCCGAGAGCTCGCCGGCGGCATGGTGGAGCGCTACCACGAGCCCTCCGCCGGCTTCTACGACACCGCGGTGGACGGCGACCCGCTGCTGGTCCGCCCCCGCACCCTCGACGACAACGCGGTGCCGGCGGGCCGCTCGACCGCGGCGCTGGCGCTGCTGCGGCTGGCGCTGCTCAGCGGCGAGTCGCGCTGGCGCGAGGTCGCCGAGCGCACCGTGGCGCCGCTCGCCGCCGCCATCGGCCGCGCCCCGGTCGGGCTGGGCAACCTCGCCTGGGCGCTCGACCTCGCCCTCGCCGACACCCGCGAGGTGGCCGTCGCCGGTGACCCCGCCGCCCCGGACACCCTCGAGATGGTCCGTGCGGTGCTCGGCGCCTGGCATCCCTGGCGGGTGCTGGCCTGGGGCGAGGCCGACGGCGTCCCGCTGCTCGCCGACCGTCCGCCGGTCGACGGCCGGGCGACCGCGTACGTCTGCCGCGGCTTCGTCTGCGACGCCCCCACCACCGAGGTGGAGCAGCTGCGCGCCGCCCTCGAGGTGCGCGCCGGGGGCTGAGCCGGCGCCGGCGCGCTACCGTCCGGGGTCGTGATCGCGCTCAGCGCCGCCGAGGCGCGCCGCCTGCTGCTCCACCGCCAGGGGCTGGGCGCCG includes:
- a CDS encoding adenylosuccinate synthase → MSVTILVGGQWGDEGKGKVIDLLADGVEMVVRSQGGNNAGHTVVSGGREFRFQLIPSGILYPQVTCVIGHGMVVDPGAFLRELDTLRGQGISTDNLFISDRAHMVMPYHPALDKLGEHQRGDDRLGTTARGIGPTYEDKVRRIGFRIGDLQKPKFMEKKLRFVLRLKNEALTRLYGVDPFDEQAILDEYMQYGELLDRHIRDIYPIVHGAIARGDRILLEGAQGVMLDIDLGTYPYVTSSAPTAGGACTGSGIPPSRISKTIGVFKAYTTRVGYGPFPTELHDGLGDRIREVGAEFGTVTGRARRVGWFDAAVARYAVNTNGVDAMFVTKLDVLDNVDPIRICTGYLSKGEAWDHPMANISHLKHLEGVYEEMPGWRSPTRDCRRLEDLPAAARAYITRLGEVSGAPVEGVSVGPDREHTIVLGPLIP
- a CDS encoding CPBP family intramembrane glutamic endopeptidase; translated protein: MERRLAGPGVPSPPDGAAWRRPLLALVIAAASLAAVLLGPRLFDTDPVGVDPFDARLAAVALVLAGVAMAWARLAEMRGVLLAVAAVVLPYCLWSATPRALGLLLGGRISFDAEVLGADGVYVAATLAIAAVAVRRLPARWRPRLRLLTARPLALAVAVLGVAAVVGIALALPAEPLGRLGIPVAAVRRDLPLLGPAYVLQAAAQELQFRGLLLGVLERTMRPAAANLAQALLFGLAHIAVLYEGPAAALVPVTVVLGLVLGALTRWTGSLWPAIAIHSALEVGVAVAVIPGLYGQ
- a CDS encoding thioredoxin domain-containing protein, yielding MPNRLAGETSPYLLQHRDNPVDWWPWCDEAFEEARRLDKPVLLSVGYSACHWCHVMAHESFENPEIAAVQNELFVSIKVDREERPDVDGIYMQAVVALTGQGGWPMTVFLTPRGVPFYGGTYFPPEDRMQMRGFPSILRAVAQAYREQPEAVDQTGTQLRQALAPPRLPEGELSAAPLDEACRKLVEDTDPRYGGFGRAPKFPHAAALDLLLRRHRAGGDAGLWQAASVTLDRMARGGIYDQVGGGFHRYSVDGQWAVPHFEKMLYDNAQLAPVYLHAWQLTGEERWRRVTTEVVDYALREMRLPGGGFASSQDADSDGEEGRFFVWTPAQLREVLGDEDGALAARIFGVVPGGNFEHGATVLSLPFPLEQVAVTLDLDAAAMRELVDGIRARLYEAREQRVHPGRDDKVVTSWNAMMLRALAEVGGALDRPDYVDAARELGGFLLDQLVRDGVVLRTWKDGAAKITGFLEDVATLVDALLTLYEVTGEPRWYASARELAGGMVERYHEPSAGFYDTAVDGDPLLVRPRTLDDNAVPAGRSTAALALLRLALLSGESRWREVAERTVAPLAAAIGRAPVGLGNLAWALDLALADTREVAVAGDPAAPDTLEMVRAVLGAWHPWRVLAWGEADGVPLLADRPPVDGRATAYVCRGFVCDAPTTEVEQLRAALEVRAGG